In Macaca nemestrina isolate mMacNem1 chromosome 9, mMacNem.hap1, whole genome shotgun sequence, a single genomic region encodes these proteins:
- the LOC105465951 gene encoding pulmonary surfactant-associated protein A isoform X2, whose protein sequence is MRDRWSESVRAAAGAGAMWLCPLALTLTLMAASGAACEVKDICVGSPGIPGTPGSHGLPGRDGRDGVKGDPGPPGPMGPPGDMPCFPGNDGLPGAPGIPGECGEKGEPGERGPPGLPAHLDEELQATLHDFRHQILQTRGALSLQESILAVGGKVFSTNGQSATFDAIQEACARAGGHIAVPRSPEENEAIASFVKKYNTYAYVGLTEGPSPGDFRYSDGTPVNYTNWYPGEPTGRGTEQCVEMYTDGRWNDRNCLYNRLTICEF, encoded by the exons ATGAGGGACAGATggagtgagtcagtga GAGCAGCAGCTGGAGCCGGAGCCATGTGGCTGTGccctctggccctcactctcacCTTGATGGCAGCCTCTGGCGCTGCATGCGAAGTGAAGGACATTTGTGTTGGAAGCCCTGGTATCCCCGGCACTCCTGGATCCCATGGCCTGCCAGGCAGGGATGGGAGAGATGGTGTCAAAGGAGACCCTGGCCCTCCAG GCCCCATGGGTCCGCCTGGAGATATGCCATGTTTTCCTGGGAACGATGGGCTACCTGGAGCCCCTGGTATCCCTGGAGAGTGTGGAGAGAAGGGAGAGCCTGGCGAGAGGGGCCCTCCAG GGCTTCCAGCTCATCTAGATGAGGAGCTCCAAGCCACACTCCATGACTTCAGACATCAAATCCTGCAGACAAGGGGAG CCCTCAGTCTACAGGAGTCCATACTGGCAGTAGGAGGGAAGGTCTTCTCCACCAATGGGCAGTCTGCCACTTTTGATGCCATTCAGGAGGCATGCGCCAGAGCAGGCGGCCACATTGCTGTCCCAAGGAGTCCAGAGGAAAACGAAGCCATTGCGAGCTTCGTGAAGAAGTACAACACGTATGCCTATGTGGGCCTGACTGAAGGACCAAGCCCTGGAGACTTCCGCTACTCAGATGGGACCCCTGTAAACTACACCAACTGGTACCCAGGGGAGCCCACGGGTCGGGGAACCGAGCAGTGTGTGGAGATGTACACAGACGGGCGGTGGAATGACAGGAACTGCCTGTACAACCGACTGACCATCTGTGAGTTCTGA
- the LOC105465951 gene encoding pulmonary surfactant-associated protein A isoform X1, producing the protein MWLCPLALTLTLMAASGAACEVKDICVGSPGIPGTPGSHGLPGRDGRDGVKGDPGPPGPMGPPGDMPCFPGNDGLPGAPGIPGECGEKGEPGERGPPGLPAHLDEELQATLHDFRHQILQTRGALSLQESILAVGGKVFSTNGQSATFDAIQEACARAGGHIAVPRSPEENEAIASFVKKYNTYAYVGLTEGPSPGDFRYSDGTPVNYTNWYPGEPTGRGTEQCVEMYTDGRWNDRNCLYNRLTICEF; encoded by the exons ATGTGGCTGTGccctctggccctcactctcacCTTGATGGCAGCCTCTGGCGCTGCATGCGAAGTGAAGGACATTTGTGTTGGAAGCCCTGGTATCCCCGGCACTCCTGGATCCCATGGCCTGCCAGGCAGGGATGGGAGAGATGGTGTCAAAGGAGACCCTGGCCCTCCAG GCCCCATGGGTCCGCCTGGAGATATGCCATGTTTTCCTGGGAACGATGGGCTACCTGGAGCCCCTGGTATCCCTGGAGAGTGTGGAGAGAAGGGAGAGCCTGGCGAGAGGGGCCCTCCAG GGCTTCCAGCTCATCTAGATGAGGAGCTCCAAGCCACACTCCATGACTTCAGACATCAAATCCTGCAGACAAGGGGAG CCCTCAGTCTACAGGAGTCCATACTGGCAGTAGGAGGGAAGGTCTTCTCCACCAATGGGCAGTCTGCCACTTTTGATGCCATTCAGGAGGCATGCGCCAGAGCAGGCGGCCACATTGCTGTCCCAAGGAGTCCAGAGGAAAACGAAGCCATTGCGAGCTTCGTGAAGAAGTACAACACGTATGCCTATGTGGGCCTGACTGAAGGACCAAGCCCTGGAGACTTCCGCTACTCAGATGGGACCCCTGTAAACTACACCAACTGGTACCCAGGGGAGCCCACGGGTCGGGGAACCGAGCAGTGTGTGGAGATGTACACAGACGGGCGGTGGAATGACAGGAACTGCCTGTACAACCGACTGACCATCTGTGAGTTCTGA
- the LOC105465950 gene encoding mannose-binding protein A-like has translation MFLFPSFPVLLLSVVTASCSETKACEDAQKTCSVITCGIPVTNGTPGRDGRDGPKGEKGEPGQGLRGLQGPPGKSGPPGNTGAPGIPGPRGQKGDHGDNSVAEAKLANLERQLQSLRSELDHMKKLQAFSLGKMSGKKLFVTNGERMPFSEVKALCAGLQATVAAPKNAEENKAIQDVAKDTAFLGITDEATEGQFMYVTGGRLTYSNWKKDEPNDHGSGEDCVILLSNGLWNDISCTASYIAVCEFPA, from the exons ATGTTCCTGTTTCCGTCATTCCCTGTCCTTCTCCTGTCTGTGGTGACAGCTTCCTGCTCCGAAACAAAAGCCTGTGAGGATGCCCAGAAGACCTGCTCCGTGATTACCTGTGGCATCCCCGTCACCAATGGCACCCCAGGCAGAGATGGGCGAGATGGACCCAAGGGGGAAAAGGGAGAGCCAG GTCAAGGGCTCAGAGGTTTGCAGGGCCCTCCTGGGAAGTCGGGGCCCCCAGGAAACACAGGGGCTCCTGGAATTCCAGGACCAAGGGGACAAAAAGGAGATCATGGGGACAATTCAG TTGCTGAGGCTAAGCTGGCCAACTTAGAGAGACAGCTACAGAGCCTGAGATCAGAACTGGACCACATGAAGAAGC TGCAAGCCTTCTCCTTGGGGAAAATGTCTGGGAAGAAGCTCTTCGTGACCAACGGTGAGCGGATGCCTTTCTCCGAAGTGAAGGCTCTGTGTGCTGGGCTCCAGGCCACGGTGGCTGCCCCCAAGAATGCCGAGGAGAATAAGGCCATCCAGGATGTGGCCAAAGACACTGCCTTCCTGGGCATCACAGATGAGGCAACCGAAGGCCAGTTCATGTACGTGACGGGCGGGAGGCTGACCTACAGCAACTGGAAGAAGGATGAGCCAAATGACCACGGTTCAGGGGAGGACTGTGTGATTCTCCTGAGCAATGGGCTCTGGAATGACATCTCCTGCACGGCCTCCTACATCGCCGTCTGTGAGTTTCCTGCCTGA